A stretch of DNA from Schizosaccharomyces osmophilus chromosome 2, complete sequence:
TATACAATCGAGCTTTTTAGGTGTTTCCTAAGTTTCTATAGCACCCCAGAACGAAATAAACATGGGACTCACATCCTGGCTATTTGGAGGCCAAAAATCACCACAGGAACAGTTACGTGCTCATCAAAGATCTCTTGGAAGAGCTGAGCGGGAGTTAGACCGTGAAAAGGTCAAACTGGATCAGCGAGAGAAATCTTTGGTTCAAGAGATTAAATCAAGTGCAAAAGCAGGGAATACAGGTGCCGCTAGGATTCAAGCTCGAGATATGATGCGTTTGCGAAATAgcagaaaaaagatgatgaaTGCAAAGACTCAATTACAAGCCATATCTCTTCGTCTTCAGGTAAGTCGCCTATGGAAAGCCTTGCATATGATGACAAGGAACTATGAAGATTAAGGGAACATCTATTAACAAAACTCAAATAGACAACGAGAACAAGTGAACAAATGATGCAAAGTATGCGTGGTGCTACTCGGGTATGTATTCTTTAGAAAATCAAGCAATTGGCTTCTTGAGGGTATTGGACATTGCTAATACAACCTATTTTAGTTGCTCGGTGGCATGAATAAGAGCATGAATTTGCCAGCTATGTCACGTAT
This window harbors:
- the did4 gene encoding ESCRT III complex subunit Did4, whose protein sequence is MGLTSWLFGGQKSPQEQLRAHQRSLGRAERELDREKVKLDQREKSLVQEIKSSAKAGNTGAARIQARDMMRLRNSRKKMMNAKTQLQAISLRLQTTRTSEQMMQSMRGATRLLGGMNKSMNLPAMSRIAQQFERENDMMEQRQEMIDESMDDALEGDDEDEADELVDKVLDEVGVDLSQGLPDAATQVGSVPELKSEGNLQARLDDLAKR